GAGATTGAGTGCTGCCACTTTTGACTAGGCAGGTACACAGCGAGTCAGCTTCAGTATGGAAAAGGAATCCGAAGAGGAGATTGCTGTCAAACCCCCGGAGCAGAGTAAACATTGCAGGTCAGTCATCCAGAGGTGTACACCCCTGATAGTGGGCAGATCAAAGAAAAGGATGACTAGCTTTTCTCTGAATAAAGCCTGTTTTATCTGTCATTCTGGGCCAGTTCTGAGAGGACAGCAGGAAAAACCCCACCAAGGGCCTGCACATACGAATCCATCTGCacgtgcgcgcgcacacacacacacacacacacacacacacacacacaattcccCCAGACATGCATGTATGCCGTAACTAGTGCCCGCGTGGCTGCACAGCCAGCAGTACTAGCCCTCACTGCAGATTAGGCGGCTCGGCAGGGGCTCGCTGAGGGGGGATAGCAGCAGCGGGTCGCAGGATGGCCTGATGCTGCCTCTGACGGTAGGCGATGACAGTGCCCAGCAGCAGGGCAATGACGGTCATGAGGTAGAGGTCCCATTCAGGTCCCAGCAGCTGGTCCAGGTCCACCTGGGACATGACCTCTTTGACCTGCAGGAGGCCCAGTGGTATCATAAACACACAAACTGGTGGCTTTGTTCTCGAACTACTAGCATTTCACAGTGAAAACCTTACCCTGATAAACACACAGCTGTCACCCCTAATCACTACTCACATTAACCTCTGCTTTAGAGATCTGACCTAggaaacaaacaacaacaactccactataccaccaccaccatcacctaGACCTGCACAATGTACAATGTTAATATAGACATTCCATGATATGCACATGCAATTTCATTGCAAAGACAGAGGTTACCGGAATGTCAACGCAGTTCTTTAAAATCTTGCTGAAAAAATTACCTGACCAGGGGTGGGGGCACAATAAGATTTACCAAACGGAGATCAGTAAGACAAATAAcattttactctgtcataggaaacaaaactgaGCAATTTTGCCATTTCAGTGGctgttccttttcaagattaatCAGTGTAGGatttattgttgcttttgtacgATTTCTGCATATGCTCTCTGCCAATCATAATGATTTTCATCCTGCCGTTTTACTCACTCTAACCAAATATTAAGTGGTTAAATTTTCAGGAAAACTTTGGATATACTCAATtcctttatttataaatatcacAATATTCCTTAAAATTcctaaaaatgttataaatgatGAAAAGGGTAATTCCTCCAATTGTTTACAAAATCCAGTTGCAAAGCAGCATATTCTCAGAGATTATAGCCCTTGTTCTCTGCATTGATCTTTCCTCATGTGTGCCTCCGAGGAGAGAAGAGCAGGGAGAGCAGGTGGCCCTTACACTTAGGTCCTGCAGATACTGCAGGGAGTAGAGGAGGCCCAGCTTGCAGAGGGCCAGGAAGACAGGCACCTGGGCATCTGGGCTGGCCTCCGCCGCCATGTCGTAGAAACGCTTGGCCAGGTGGATGTCCTGGGAGAGCAGAGGCAGACACTGCATCAGGACCATGGCACCATGGATGGCCTCAGGCACACCGCTGAGCAGCGCCCCTGCTTTGTACATATGAGAATCACCTGCTTGATGCCCAAGCCCTTCTCGTGCATGTAGCCCAGATTAAACATGGCCTGGGCGCTGTGCTGCTGCTCTGAGGCCAGCCTGTAGTGAATCACAGCTGTCTCATAGTCCACGTCTGTGCCATGCCCGTAGAAGTGGTAATCCCCTAGCTTTATCCTGGCCACAGTATATCCTGAGAAGAAGAAAGAGACTTACAGCTGAAACCACAATACAGCATAGAACATGTCAGTAATTAACCAGGGTAAGAAGTAAGGCTGACACAGACAGATGTAGGTTTCTCTGTACCTAACCAGTACCCTGAGTGAGCTAAGAGAGCAGATTATAGTGACAGGTGTGATAATCAACAGTGGTTGGTGTCAAATTCCAGTCCAGACAAAAGATCAGCAACTCAAATAGTGAGAGGGACTGAAGGAGGAGCTGAGGGGGACTCAAGGAGCCGAGACCTGAGGATTCAATAGTACAGCCTGCTGCAATAACAGGAAAACTCATTTCCTGAGATGGCAGATGGGTCTCACCCTGAGCCGCTGCCCTGTTCCAGTGCAACAGTGCCCTGGGGTACGTCTCATTCTCACTGAAGATCTTGGACTCTTCTGCTTGATGTTCAGGAATAAAGACAAGGGGTAGAGTTAGAGGAGCTGTAATTTTACAGTTGCCAAGACCCCaacctgaataagcagctgggaGGAGGATAAAAATTGATTTAATAGACAGAAATACAGGGCACACTCTCTGGTGGATGCCCTAGAGCCACTCACTCTGGTCCAGGATGAAGGCAACATTGCTCTGGGCCACCTCATAGCCCTGCTCAGCCAGCAGCAGGTACTGCACCACGGCCGAGTTGGAGTCACCCTCCTTGAAGCTGCTGTAGGCCGTCATGAGGCGTTCTGACCACCGGCCGCGCTCACACACGTTTTTGAagagctgcaagacacagacatGGGGACAGACTCAGAGCTGAGGAAAGGCTTGGGCAGAATGAATACAGCAAACCACTCACCCCAAGCCACTCACCTCCACAGCCGTGTGACAGGAGCGCATGACCCCGGTGCCTGTGGCATGCATCTGAGCCAGACTGTAGAAGGCCAAGATGTGGCCTGCCTGAGAGGCCAGGTTGAAGTACTTCAGGGCCTGCTTGTAGTCTCGCTTGACACCAATGCCATCTGGGAGAGGAGACAAACGTCTagtccaaacctgcacacaccggCAGATCGCTCCTATGATAGACAGACGGTGGTTCGCAATGATAGTttcgcaatctcttgtggaactggagtgctgacatttcagggactccccatgcctgcattcccacttgcctctccctcctactgatgctgccacagccatatctgccggagcttgcacattgcacttcatattgcactcacctagcttttagcactgccaatagccacctctactttgcctaattgtacattttatttcccctactcctcctggggggtgatgcctggagacctcaatctatcaagatatccagcacacccggccacatgtgatgtcgccaccaccagtgacgtccctgcatccagctcgccgttctgatcttccatgtatgacccgctgccttacctctggttgcctggcaattggaagaagactcggcatcggcttgtcatcttccttgctctccagttatttcccaaatcttatgattgggacaatgtgacttggcccatctctggcacttagccatctctctatttgactatccctgccggcccctggaggatgggctccccctttgagtctggtccctcccaaggtttcttccttctagggagtttttccttgccactgtcacctatggcttactcactgggggctttgggtgaggatgctgtaaagtgctttgagacaatgtaatgttgtgataatgcgctatataaaaataaatttgtttgttgttgttgttggttGAGATGCGGCTCCACCAGAGGTGCTGATCACTCACTGTAGTACATGGTGCCTAGCTGCAACTGCCCATCTACCAGGCCCTGCTCCGCTGCCTTCTGGAAGTACTTCAGCGCCAGCTCGTAGTTCTGACAAGCACACGAATCACAGTCACTGTTCCGTACCTGAACACATAGCCTACAGTCATGTTTGAGACTGGCAGGGGAAGGACACTCACCACAGGGACGCCTCGGCCGTACAAATAGGCCATACCTAGGCCACTTTGGCCCACAGGGTTGCCCTGAGTCAGGGAGAGAGagtcatgtgtttgtgtgtgtgtgtgtgtgtgggggggggggggcagatgcagAGAGGATGGCAATGGGAAGGGGGGCAGCACACATACCAGGTCGGCCGCCTTCTTGAAGTACCGTAGGGCAGTCTCATTGTTCTGGGGCACAAACTCGCTACCTTCAGAGTACATCTATAAAACGACATCAGACACAGGTCATATAGGCATCGGACCAGGGGTGGGCAATactatccagaaagggcctctGTATAtgcgggtttttgctgcaactccctaattagattaccactggccctttgtggataagatttcCCACCCCTGCAACAGAGGCTTCCTGCGTGGGGCTGCGCCACTCCACATACCTTCCCCAGGAATGCCATGGCATGCGTGTTTCCAGCGTTGGCTGCCTGATTGAAGTAGTTGTAGGCCCTCTGAAAAAGAGACGACAAGCAAGTCAGCTAGTTGTGACTCATTATAGCAGTACCGgtgcaatctgattggcaggAGCAGCTCTACCTCATGGTTCTGCTCCACGCCCCGGCCCCCATGCAGATGTAGCTGGCCCAGGCCAACCTGCGTGGATAGGACAATGCATCAACATGATGGACCCACCCACTGAGCCCCGACTGCAGGAAATCAAGTCCTCCCACCTGGGCCTGGACGTCTCCCTTCTCAGCTAGAAACTGGTAGTACTGGATAAGGTCTTCCTCTAGCATGCCACTGGTGGAACCAGGGTTTTCCACCTCATCCAGCAGGCGGACCCTTTGCACCGCACTGCCCCCCATCAGAGAGATGTCACTGGCAACTAAGGAGAGAGAAGAGGCAGCAAAGGCCATTAGAGGCAGCTCCCCCACTGGATATAGCCTCTGATAGATTAACACACTGCAATGCACTTACTGTTGGTTTATGCATCTAATGACAGGATAAATAGGTGCAGAAAATGGAATTCCCAGCATTCCCAAACAAACAAATTCGCAGGAGTGGTGATAAAGTGGTGCAAACCACTCAGCCCCCTGGATGGCTGGCACGCCCCCTCCTAGGCTTGGCCATGAAGAGATGAAGCAGCTCACCGTGATTGGCCACCAGCCGGTAATGAG
The DNA window shown above is from Brienomyrus brachyistius isolate T26 unplaced genomic scaffold, BBRACH_0.4 scaffold27, whole genome shotgun sequence and carries:
- the LOC125720871 gene encoding protein sel-1 homolog 1-like isoform X1, producing the protein MPLLNATMNKRILLLLYVLGAVRTAADGIESSDRSQEKPSDGELEDNHQVGQETDFGQGTDREPPAEEEDLPSQPAPRQEKPKEVPVVIGGTAAGEPCLFPFLFLGKEYLDCTTEGRGDGRLWCATTYDYDRDKRWGFCETEEQTAQRRQAEEADEIYQRAVRTLNGTSKKSQKKEAYEKLKKAADMGHTKAAEKVAYAMLFGDYMSQNVSWAKELFEKLALEGSPKAQMALGFLYAAGLGVNSSQAKALVYYTFGALGGNLVAHMILGYRYWGGVGVPQSCESALTHYRLVANHVASDISLMGGSAVQRVRLLDEVENPGSTSGMLEEDLIQYYQFLAEKGDVQAQVGLGQLHLHGGRGVEQNHERAYNYFNQAANAGNTHAMAFLGKMYSEGSEFVPQNNETALRYFKKAADLGNPVGQSGLGMAYLYGRGVPVNYELALKYFQKAAEQGLVDGQLQLGTMYYNGIGVKRDYKQALKYFNLASQAGHILAFYSLAQMHATGTGVMRSCHTAVELFKNVCERGRWSERLMTAYSSFKEGDSNSAVVQYLLLAEQGYEVAQSNVAFILDQTEESKIFSENETYPRALLHWNRAAAQGYTVARIKLGDYHFYGHGTDVDYETAVIHYRLASEQQHSAQAMFNLGYMHEKGLGIKQDIHLAKRFYDMAAEASPDAQVPVFLALCKLGLLYSLQYLQDLSVKEVMSQVDLDQLLGPEWDLYLMTVIALLLGTVIAYRQRQHQAILRPAAAIPPQRAPAEPPNLQ
- the LOC125720871 gene encoding protein sel-1 homolog 1-like isoform X2; translated protein: MPLLNATMNKRILLLLYVLGAVRTAADGIESSDRSQEKPSDGELEDNHQVGQETDFGQGTDREPPAEEEDLPSQPAPRQEKPKEVPVVIGGTAAGEPCLFPFLFLGKEYLDCTTEGRGDGRLWCATTYDYDRDKRWGFCETEEQTAQRRQAEEADEIYQRAVRTLNGTSKKSQKKEAYEKLKKAADMGHTKAAEKVAYAMLFGDYMSQNVSWAKELFEKLALEGSPKAQMALGFLYAAGLGVNSSQAKALVYYTFGALGGNLVAHMILGYRYWGGVGVPQSCESALTHYRLVANHVASDISLMGGSAVQRVRLLDEVENPGSTSGMLEEDLIQYYQFLAEKGDVQAQVGLGQLHLHGGRGVEQNHERAYNYFNQAANAGNTHAMAFLGKMYSEGSEFVPQNNETALRYFKKAADLGNPVGQSGLGMAYLYGRGVPVNYELALKYFQKAAEQGLVDGQLQLGTMYYNGIGVKRDYKQALKYFNLASQAGHILAFYSLAQMHATGTGVMRSCHTAVELFKNVCERGRWSERLMTAYSSFKEGDSNSAVVQYLLLAEQGYEVAQSNVAFILDQKESKIFSENETYPRALLHWNRAAAQGYTVARIKLGDYHFYGHGTDVDYETAVIHYRLASEQQHSAQAMFNLGYMHEKGLGIKQDIHLAKRFYDMAAEASPDAQVPVFLALCKLGLLYSLQYLQDLSVKEVMSQVDLDQLLGPEWDLYLMTVIALLLGTVIAYRQRQHQAILRPAAAIPPQRAPAEPPNLQ